In one window of Camelina sativa cultivar DH55 chromosome 15, Cs, whole genome shotgun sequence DNA:
- the LOC104745665 gene encoding growth-regulating factor 5-like, translated as MMSLSGSSGRTIERPPFTPTQWQELEHQALIYKYMVSGVPVPPELIFSIRRSLDSALVSRLLPHQSLGWGCYQMGFGRKPDPEPGRCRRTDGKKWRCSREAYPDSKYCEKHMHRGRNRARKSLDQNQTTTNPLTSPSLSFPNNNSPSPTLSSSSASSSSTTYSASSSSMDAYSNSNRFGVGGSSSHTRGYFNSHSLDYPYPSTSPKQQQQPLHHASALSLHQHTNPTTSQFNVLASATDHKDFRYFQGIGERVGVGERTFFPEASRSFQDSPYHHQQPLATTVMNDPYHHCSTTDHKIDQHHTYSSSSSSQHLQHDHEQDHHHHHHHHRQQQQQCFVLGADMFNKPTRSSVLANSSRQDHQSHQEEEEEKDSSESKKSLHHFFGEDWAQNKSSDSWLDLSSHSRLDTAS; from the exons atgatGAGTCTAAGTGGAAGTAGTGGGAGAACAATAGAGAGGCCTCCATTTACACCAACACAATGGCAAGAACTCGAACACCAAGCCCTAATTTACAAGTACATGGTCTCTGGTGTTCCTGTCCCACCTGAACTCATCTTCTCCATTAGAAGAAGCTTGGATTCTGCCTTGGTCTCTAGACTCCTCCCTCACCAATCCC TTGGATGGGGATGTTACCAGATGGGATTTGGTAGGAAACCAGATCCAGAACCAGGACGATGCAGAAGAACAGATGGGAAGAAGTGGAGATGCTCAAGAGAAGCTTACCCAGATTCAAAGTATTGTGAAAAACACATGCACAGAGGAAGAAACCGTGCCAGAAAATCTCTTGACCAGAAtcagacaacaacaaatccTTTAACATCACCATCTCTCTCATTCCCCAACAACAACAGCCCAAGTCCcaccttgtcttcttcttctgcatcttcctcttcaacaaCTTATtctgcctcttcttcttcaatggatgCTTACAGTAACAGTAACAGGTTTGGTGTTGGTGGAAGTAGCAGTCACACTAGAGGTTACTTCAACAGCCATTCTCTTGATTATCCTTACCCTTCTACTTCacctaaacaacaacaacaacctcttCATCATGCTTCTGCTTTGTCACTTCATCAACACACTAATCCTACTACTTCTCAGTTCAATGTCTTAGCCTCTGCTACTGACCACAAAGACTTCAG GTATTTTCAAGGAATTGGGGAGAGAGTTGGAGTTGGAGAAAGAACGTTTTTTCCAGAAGCATCTAGAAGCTTTCAAGATTCTCCTTACCATCACCAACAACCGTTAGCAACAACAGTGATGAATGACCCGTACCACCACTGTAGTACTACTGATCACAAGATTGATCAACATCACACAtactcatcctcatcatcatctcaacatcttcaaCATGATCATGAacaggatcatcatcatcatcatcatcatcatcgacagcaacagcaacagtgTTTCGTTTTGGGCGCCGACATGTTCAACAAACCCACAAGAAGTAGTGTCCTTGCTAATTCATCAAGACAAGATCATCAAagtcatcaagaagaagaagaggagaaagattcATCGGAATCAAAGAAGTCTCTTCATCACTTCTTCGGTGAGGACTGGGCACAGAACAAGAGTTCAGATTCTTGGCTTGACCTTTCTTCCCACTCAAGACTCGACACTG CTAGCTGA
- the LOC104745666 gene encoding leucine-rich repeat extensin-like protein 3: protein MMILMGFFNSSSLNVLLLLVMFLSFLLLVQSQQQQEQPQFQSPPPPSPPLLNSSPPPPPPPQLLQSPLTPPQVNTPSPPPPPSQSNVGDITPPNSPPPPPPPPSSSPPPPKPSHPPPPPRAQASSPPQSNSRNHQPRRLRPPSPPPPSRVFKQTEKRGLNTGKTVGLVFAGFAAMLQICVAAFLLFKRKQLLRMTHTY, encoded by the coding sequence atgatgatattaatgggtttttttaattcatcatCCTTGAATGTTTTACTACTTCTCGTTATGTTTCTCAGCTTCCTCCTTCTTgtccaatcacaacaacaacaagaacaacctCAATTTCAATCTCCACCTCCTCCGTCGCCTCCGCTTCTTaattcatcaccaccaccaccgccgccgcctCAATTGCTTCAATCTCCGCTGACTCCGCCTCAGGTCAACAcgccttctcctcctcctcctccttcacaATCCAACGTTGGAGATATAACTCCTCCTAATTCTCCGCCGCCGCCTCCTCCACCgccttcttcatctcctccgCCGCCGAAACcctctcatcctcctcctcctccgcgtGCGCAAGCTTCTTCTCCTCCGCAATCTAACAGCAGAAACCACCAACCACGGAGGTTACGGCCgccatctcctcctcctccttctagGGTCTTCAAGCAAACAGAGAAGAGAGGATTGAATACAGGGAAAACAGTGGGTCTAGTATTCGCTGGGTTTGCAGCAATGTTGCAGATTTGCGTTGCTGCCTTCTTGCTTTTCAAGAGAAAGCAGCTTCTCCGGATGACTCAtacttattga
- the LOC104745667 gene encoding ubiquitin-like protein ATG12B, whose protein sequence is MATESPKSVQKIVVHLRATGGAPILKQSKFKISGTDKFAKVIDFLRRQLHSDSLFVYVNSAFSPNPDESVIDLYNNFGFDGKLVVNYASSMAWG, encoded by the exons ATGGCGACTGAATCTCCCAAGTCTGTTCAGAAAA TTGTTGTTCATCTAAGAGCTACCGGTGGTGCTCCGATACtgaaacaatccaaattcaag ATTTCAGGGACTGATAAGTTTGCTAAAGTGATTGATTTTCTAAGACGGCAGCTCCACTCAGACTCATTG TTTGTGTATGTAAACAGCGCCTTCTCTCCAAACCCTGATGAATCGGTAATTGATCTCTATAAT AACTTTGGGTTTGATGGTAAACTGGTGGTTAACTATGCGAGTTCCATGGCATGGGGTTAA
- the LOC104745668 gene encoding protein BIG GRAIN 1-like A: protein METWDKPISSSHHRRHPSFSSSLLDQIYRSIDDTSPAALDSTRKKKHHHHHHHQHRNEDREISPVYHRRSVAADFERSSRRTNTTDFLRHSNSSSSDSSGGGFSSSESDSFYGRSKSSASPPPSSTRQQQPKPIRTSTVDHSSSVQKPKELGGFLRTKSKALKIYSDLKKVKQPISPGGRLATFLNSLFTNAAATNPKKQQRKKTTSSVEETVHSSSTTTCSSASSFSRSCLSKTPSSSGKSKRSVRFCPVNVILDEDSTSTIPMPYAYNNRLYGSNEAKRDVMEEHRRVIEAAKDLLRTYHNKNKVTTTTYDDDINITNVEDDDDALSCASSDLFELENLSAIGIERYREELPVYETTRLDNMNRAIATGLLV, encoded by the coding sequence ATGGAGACTTGGGACAAGCCTATTTCTTCATCTCACCACCGTCGTCAcccttccttctcctcctctctcctCGACCAAATCTACCGCTCTATCGACGATACTTCCCCTGCCGCCCTCGACTCCAccaggaagaagaaacatcatcatcatcatcatcaccaacacCGTAACGAAGATCGTGAGATCTCTCCAGTTTATCACCGCCGCTCAGTCGCAGCTGATTTCGAGAGATCTAGTAGGAGGACCAACACCACCGACTTTCTCAGACATTCTAACTCCAGCTCCTCTGACTCTAGCGGCGGCGGGTTCTCATCTTCCGAGTCTGATTCTTTCTACGGACGTTCCAAATCTTCTGCCTCCCCACCTCCTTCGTCCACTCGTCAACAACAGCCGAAACCTATTCGAACATCAACCGTCGACCACTCCTCCTCCGTCCAGAAACCTAAAGAACTCGGTGGTTTCTTGAGGACCAAGTCAAAAGCGTTAAAGATCTACTCCGATTTGAAAAAAGTGAAACAACCAATCTCTCCCGGCGGCAGACTCGCTACTTTCCTCAACTCTCTTTTCACCAACGCCGCCGCAACTAACCCTAAGAAGCAGCAGCGGAAGAAAACTACCTCCTCCGTGGAAGAAACAGTACACTCCTCTTCCACCACCACGTGCTCCTCCGCGTCTTCCTTCTCCAGGTCTTGCTTGAGTAAAACTCCGTCGTCTAGCGGCAAATCAAAAAGATCCGTACGGTTCTGTCCTGTCAATGTGATCCTCGACGAAGATAGTACTTCTACCATTCCCATGCCTTACGCGTATAACAACAGGCTCTACGGTAGTAACGAAGCTAAACGTGACGTCATGGAAGAGCATCGCCGTGTTATCGAAGCAGCAAAGGATCTTCTCAGAACTTACCATAATAAGAACAAGGTTACTACAACAACGTACGACGATGACATCAACATCACCAACGTAGAAGATGACGATGATGCCTTGAGTTGCGCCAGCTCTGATCTATTCGAGTTGGAGAATCTCTCGGCGATTGGGATCGAGAGGTATCGAGAAGAGCTCCCGGTTTACGAAACCACTCGTCTGGATAATATGAATCGAGCCATTGCTACTGGTTTacttgtataa